TGATTATTTGGAAAATAACAAAAATAGTAACAAGGGAAATTACAGGGAGGTACATGTTATGGCAACGTTTGTATTTGTTCATGGAGCATGGGATGGAGGATATGTTTGGAAAGAAGTCGCTACATGTTTAAGAAAAGAGGGGCATGAGGTATATACACCTACATTAACAGGACTTGGGGAGAGAACGCATCTCGCACAACCAAGTGTAGGATTGAAAACATATATTCAAGATATTGCTAATGTTATTCAATATGAACAGTTACACGATGTAATTTTAGTGGGACATAGTTATTCAGGTATGGTGATAACGGGGGTAGCTGAAGTTATTCCTGAATCTATTAAAAACCTTGTGTATATAGATGCTATGCTTCCAAATGATGACGATTCTGTTATGGATATTTCTGGACCTAAAATGGCTACTCATTTTATAGAAGAAGTAAAATTATCTGGGGAGGGATGGCGTATTCTCCCTAGAAATGCATCAGATAAAAGAAAATCGGCTATGCCTTTATTAGCTTTTACACAAGCGATTGAAATGAAAAATCCGAAAGTTGACGAGATACCACATACATATGTAGAAATATTAGATCATCCAGAACATTGGCCAATGACGCCTATTTTCCAAAAATCTGCTGAAATAGCGAGAGAAAGAGATTGGGATGTTTTTTCAGTACAAACAGGTGGGCACTGGGTGATGCAAACAAATCCAGAAGTGTTAGTTCGTATATTAAGTCAATATACGAACTAATTTTGAAACGATGAGATATAAGGTGCTCAACTCACCGCGGAAGAAGGGGAATCTGAAGTGGGGAGCTGGTATACGATGCTTCAAGAAATGAATATAGCTTTACGTTTTGTATTAGAGTTATGTACCCTTGGAGTTATAGGGTATTGGGGGTTTCAGGTGGGGAAAGGACCTGTTATAAAAGGAACATTTGCCGTTGTACTTCCTCTTATCATAGCTGTTATATGGGGATTATTTGGAGCACCAGAAGCAACATGGAAATTACAGGGCGCGTTACATCTGATGTTAGAAATAATAATTTTAGGGTTAGGTATTGTAGCACTCTATCATTTAAGATATGTTGCGTTAGCGACTATATTTATGATTGTCATTTTTACCAATAGCGTCCTTATGTACATATGGAAGCAGTAGTAGATTCCCTTTCTTATTCGTGTATAACTAACTCATTGATATGGAACAATAAAAGTAAAAACATCCATATTGATTGTGAGGGATACGCGTATGCGCATGAATGAAAAAGGACACTCTGTTACAAACGGTGCAAACCAATTATTTAACGTGAATTTTCATGAGTTTATTGCAAGAGAACAAAATAATACCTCTATGGAGCTTGCATCTGAATTTGGTATTTCATTGCAGGATGTAAAACGGTTAAAGAAGCAGATTGAACGCTCCTAGTGCACTTGACAATCGCCCTGAACAAACGTATAGTAATTTTATATTTACATATGAAGAGAACCGATGATAGAGAAGAGTAGATGAGATACACATGAAAAGAGAGGAAATGTCCTAGGCTGAAAACATTTCTACATGATGACTAATCGAATGACACTCTGTAGGTTTCAACTTGAACGGCACAAATGCTTAGTAGGGGTTGAACGCAAGTTTAAGCGTTATTAAAAAAGTGGAAGCATACGTGCTTCAATTAGGGTGGCACCACGGGTAATAATACTCTCGTCCCTACTGGATAATCAGTAGAGGCGGGAGTTTTTTTATTTTTAATAAGATTAAAACAATTTGAGGAGGAACTGAATATGTCTATTCAAATCCCACGCGGAACGCAAGATATTCTTCCAGGAACCGTTGAGTTATGGCAGTATATCGAAGGGCAAGCACGCGAAATTTGCCGTCGTTACAACTATAAAGAGATTCGTACACCAATTTTTGAGCACACAGAATTATTTTTACGCGGTGTTGGTGATACAACAGATATCGTACAAAAAGAAATGTACTCATTCCAAGATCGTGGCGAACGTAGCTTAACATTACGTCCAGAAGGAACTGCACCTGTTGTACGTTCTTATGTTGAAAATAAAATGTATGGTGATGCAACACAGCCAACGAAATTATATTACATCGGTCAAATGTTCCGTTATGAAAGACCACAAGCGGGTCGCTATCGTCAATTCGTACAATTTGGTATCGAGGCAATCGGTAGTAATGATCCAGCAATTGATGCGGAAGTGATTGCACTTGCTGTAGAATTCTACCGCGGCATGGGATTAAAAAACATTAAAGTTGTCCTAAATAGCTTAGGTGATGCAGCGAGCCGTCAAGCGCACCGTGAGGCGTTAATCGCTCACTTTGAGCCTCGCATCGGCGAATTCTGTTCAGATTGCCAATCTCGTTTAGAGAAAAATCCACTTCGTATTTTAGACTGTAAAAAGGACCGTGATCATGAATTAATGAGCACAGCACCGTCTATTACAGAATACTTAAACGAAGAATCAACAACGTACTATGAAAAAGTACAAGAGTTATTAACAATGATGGGTGTCCCATTTGAAAAAGATCCAAACCTAGTGCGCGGTTTAGATTACTATCAGCACACTGTATTTGAGATTATGAGTGAAGCAGACGGTTTCGGTGCAATCACGACATTAAGTGGCGGTGGTCGCTATAACGGTCTTGTACAAGAAATCGGTGGTCCAGAAATGCCTGGTATTGGTTTTGCGATGAGTATTGAACGTTTAATTATGGCGCTGAAAGCTGAAAATATTGAATTACCAATTGAACATAACATTGATTGCTACGTTGTAGCACTTGGAGATAAAGCGAAAGATCACGCAGCAAAAATTGCATTTGATCTTCGTAAAGCTGGATTATCAGTTGAAAAAGATTATTTAGATCGCAAAATGAAAGCACAATTTAAATCAGCAGATCGTCTAAATGCGAAATATGTAGCTGTATTAGGAGAAGATGAGCTAGATAAAGGCATCATCAACTTAAAAGATATGGCAACAGGTGGACAAGAAGAAGTGGCTTTAGATGTATTTGCTTCATATGTAGCAGAGAAATTAATATAGGGGGAACGAACAATGGCTGAAAGAACACATGCATGTGGAAAAGTAACAGTAGAAGCAGTTGGACAAACCGTTCAATTAAAAGGTTGGGTACAAAAACGCCGTGACTTAGGCGGACTCATTTTCATCGACTTACGTGACCGTACAGGTATCGTGCAAGTTGTATTTAACCCAGAAACATCAAAAGAAGCACTAGAAGTAGCAGAAACAATTCGTAGCGAATACGTATTACACGTAGAAGGAACAGTTGTTGAACGTGGTCAAGGTGCAATTAATGAAAATATGGCAACAGGGCGCATTGAAGTACAAGCAACGAAAGTAAATGTATTAAATGCAGCAAAAACAACGCCGATTATTATTGCAGACGATACAGATGCATCAGAAGATGTTCGTTTAAAATATCGTTATTTAGATTTACGTCGCCCTGTTATGTATAACACATTCAAAATGCGTCACGACGTGACAAAAACAATTCGTAACTTCTTAGATTCAGAAGAGTTTTTAGAAGTTGAAACACCAATTTTAACAAAGAGTACACCAGAAGGAGCACGTGACTATTTAGTACCAAGCCGTGTGCATGAAGGTGAATTTTACGCGTTACCTCAATCTCCACAGCTATTTAAACAGCTTCTAATGGTCGGCGGATTTGAGCGTTATTATCAAGTAGCACGTTGTTTCCGCGATGAAGATTTACGTGCCGATCGTCAACCAGAATTCACACAAATTGACATCGAGGCATCATTCTTAACACAAGATGAAATTCTAGAAATGATGGAACGTATGATGACAAAAGTGATGAAAGATGCAAAAGGCGTAGAGGTTCGTGCACCATTCCCTCGTATGAAGTATGCTGATGCAATGGCTCGCTACGGTTCTGATAAACCAGATACACGCTTTGCAATGGAGCTTACTGACTTATCTGAGTTTGCAGCAGATTGCGGCTTCAAAGTGTTCACAAGTGCTGTAGAAAGCGGCGGGCAAGTAAAAGCAATTAATGCAAAAGGTGCAGCAGGTAAATATTCTCGTAAAGACATTGATGCATTAACTGAATTCGTAAAAGTATACGGAGCAAAAGGTTTAGCTTGGTTAAAAGTTGAAGAAGATGGCTTAAAAGGACCAATTGCGAAATTCTTCGGTGAAGAAGATGCAAACGTACTAATGAGCACATTAGATGGGGCTGCGGGTGACTTATTATTATTCGTTGCTGATAAAAAGAGCGTTGTTGCAGATAGCTTAGGTGCACTTCGTTTACGCTTAGGTAAAGAACTTGAGTTAATTGACGAAAGCAAATTTAACTTCCTATGGGTAACAGATTGGCCGCTTCTTGAGTATGATGAAGATGCTGATCGCTACTTCGCAGCGCATCATCCATTCACAATGCCATTCCGTGAAGATGTTGAGTTATTAGAAACAGCACCAGAAAAAGCGCGTGCACAAGCATATGACCTTGTATTAAACGGTTATGAGCTTGGTGGTGGTTCACTTCGTATTTATGAGCGTGATGTACAAGAAAAAATGTTCAAAGCTCTTGGATTCTCTCAAGAAGAAGCACAAGAACAATTCGGATTCTTATTAGAAGCGTTCGAATATGGTACACCACCACATGGCGGAATCGCATTAGGTTTAGACCGTCTCGTAATGTTACTTGCAGGCCGTACAAACCTTCGTGATACAATTGCATTCCCGAAAACAGCAAGCGCAAGCTGCTTATTAACAGATGCTCCAAGTCCTGTTGCAGAAGCGCAGCTTGAAGAGCTATACTTACAATTAAACGTAAAAGAAGAGAAGTAAGAAGGAGTCCTAGATGGTTATACTAAACCCATCTAGGATTTTTTTTAGTGGAAGTTTAAAAAATCTGGTTCAGATAGCAGTCGCATTTCTTCGTTGCTTCGCCAGTCCGGTGCTCGAGTAAGTAATCCTACACTCCGCATCTCCTGGCGTCAGCGCCTCGAACAGCTCGGCTCTCTGAATCCTCCTTTTTAAACGTGGATTGGAAGAGGAAGTTTAAAAAATCTGGTTCAGATAGCAGTCGCATTTCTTCGTTGCTTCGCCAGTCCGGTGCTCGAGTAAGTAATCCTACACTCCGCACCTCCTGGCGTCAGCGCCTCGAACAGCTCGGCTCTCTGGATCCTCCTTTTTAAACGTGGATTGGAAGAGGAAGTTTAAAAAATCTGGTTCAGATAGCAGTCACATTTCTTCGTTGCTTCGCCAGTCCGGTGCTCGAGTAAGTAATCCTACACTCCGCACCTCCTGGCGTCAGCGCCTCGAACAGCTCGGCTCTCTGAATCCTCCTTTTTAAACATAGATTGGAAGGGAAATTTAAAAAGTCCGGTTTAGCTAGTAATCCTTTTTTTGAATATGTATTTTTAGGAATTCTATAACTTTTTCTATACAAATAGTCGGAAAAACGCTAGAATACATGGTAGACCATTTTTGTAATAGGAGTGTAGAGCTGAATGTTACATCAATTTTCACGTAATGAATTAGCCTTCGGAAAAGAAGGTCTTGAAATATTAAAAAATAGTACAGTTGGTATTCTAGGAATTGGCGGTGTAGGTTCATTCGCAGCAGAAGCGTTAGCGCGTTCTGGCGTAGGACGTCTTGTATTAGTTGATAAAGACGTTGTAGATATTACAAATGTAAACCGTCAAATTCATGCTTTAGTATCTACTGTAGGACGTTCAAAAGTAGAATTAATGAAAGAGCGCATTGCAGACATTAATCCGGAATGTGAAGTAATTGGACTAGAAATGTTTTATACAGATGAAACATATGAAGAGTTCTTTAAACACGGCTTAGATTTCGTAGTGGATGCATCTGATACAATTACGTTCAAAATTCATTTAATTAAACAATGTTTACGTCGTAAAATTAAAATTATCTCAAGTATGGGCGCAGCAAATAAAATGGACCCAACTCGTTTCCGTATTGCGGACATTTCTAAAACACATACAGATCCAATTGCGAAAGTAATTCGTACGAAGCTTCGTAAAGAGGGTATTAAAAAAGGTGTAAAAGTTGTCTTCTCTGACGAAAACCCAATCGTAATTCGTGAAGAAGTACGTAAAGAAATCGTACCAGACGAAAATGCGAAAATTCGTAAAGCGAAATTACCACCTTCCTCAAATGCCTTCGTACCATCTGTGGCTGGTTTAATTATGGCGAGTCACGTTGTACGTGAACGTATTAAAAACGTAGAAGTGAAGCGTGTAGGGCAAGAATAAAAAATAAAAAAGCGTATATTCCATGAGGAGTATACGCTTTTTTATTTGTATGAAAAGATGTTAAAGAAATATCCATATCGGTAAAACGATAGATTCAAAAGCGATTAAAAATAATAAATAATTCTCGTATTTGTCCGATTTGTATGCAGAAGTCTTTTTTAAACCTCTAATTGTGAAGAATCCTAAAAGTAACACAAGAATCCCAAGTGTAATTTTGAAAATTGTTAATGAAATAGATAACCTCTCCTTTCAGTAACAAGTCTTGTTATGTTTATAATAGCATAAAAGTAATATATTTCCTGTTGCTTTAGAGTATTTTAATTTTCTGCCGAATATATAATATCTAAATTCCCGTTTTGATCCGTTTTAAAAATAGGTGCAATTTGATCTTGCTGTTCATCTACTAACACAAGCTTCCGGGCACGGTCCATAATTCTAACAAGCATCGCATAATCTTCTTCGATTGCTTGTTGTTTTTTCGTTAAAGATGCTAGTTTGACTTCTAGTTCATCGTTTGTTTTTTGTAAGGAGGCAAGCTTTGTATGCAAGTCTTCATTTTCAATTTGTATCTTTTCTAAGTGAGGATTATTATGCCCTAGGTTTTGCAAGAATGAGATTACATCTTGCATTGTAAGAGAATGTTTATTAGAAACGATTGCTTCGGAAAAATCAGCATCAATTACGACTTTTTGTTTTGGTTTTAGCTTTAATAGTTGCTCTTTTTCTACATTTGCTTCCGAACGCTTTAACTCTTTTCTTTGCTTCTTAGCGAGCTGTGCAGCATCCTCATAATTTTGTCTGACTTCAGCATTCCAGCGAAAACCACAAGCAGCTGAAGTCCGGTTTAATTTGTCTCCAACTTCATCGAACGCTTTCAGCTGAGTACTTCCACTGCGAATATGTCGTAAAACGGTTTCTGCTAAAAGGAGATCGTCTTCTCTTGTCCATGCATCTTGGCGCGTTTTCATAAGCGAAACCTCCATTATCATGTCGTTTTCGCTTAGATTACCCT
This sequence is a window from Bacillus pseudomycoides DSM 12442. Protein-coding genes within it:
- a CDS encoding alpha/beta fold hydrolase, giving the protein MATFVFVHGAWDGGYVWKEVATCLRKEGHEVYTPTLTGLGERTHLAQPSVGLKTYIQDIANVIQYEQLHDVILVGHSYSGMVITGVAEVIPESIKNLVYIDAMLPNDDDSVMDISGPKMATHFIEEVKLSGEGWRILPRNASDKRKSAMPLLAFTQAIEMKNPKVDEIPHTYVEILDHPEHWPMTPIFQKSAEIARERDWDVFSVQTGGHWVMQTNPEVLVRILSQYTN
- a CDS encoding YrdB family protein; translation: MLQEMNIALRFVLELCTLGVIGYWGFQVGKGPVIKGTFAVVLPLIIAVIWGLFGAPEATWKLQGALHLMLEIIILGLGIVALYHLRYVALATIFMIVIFTNSVLMYIWKQ
- the hisS gene encoding histidine--tRNA ligase, which codes for MSIQIPRGTQDILPGTVELWQYIEGQAREICRRYNYKEIRTPIFEHTELFLRGVGDTTDIVQKEMYSFQDRGERSLTLRPEGTAPVVRSYVENKMYGDATQPTKLYYIGQMFRYERPQAGRYRQFVQFGIEAIGSNDPAIDAEVIALAVEFYRGMGLKNIKVVLNSLGDAASRQAHREALIAHFEPRIGEFCSDCQSRLEKNPLRILDCKKDRDHELMSTAPSITEYLNEESTTYYEKVQELLTMMGVPFEKDPNLVRGLDYYQHTVFEIMSEADGFGAITTLSGGGRYNGLVQEIGGPEMPGIGFAMSIERLIMALKAENIELPIEHNIDCYVVALGDKAKDHAAKIAFDLRKAGLSVEKDYLDRKMKAQFKSADRLNAKYVAVLGEDELDKGIINLKDMATGGQEEVALDVFASYVAEKLI
- the aspS gene encoding aspartate--tRNA ligase; this encodes MAERTHACGKVTVEAVGQTVQLKGWVQKRRDLGGLIFIDLRDRTGIVQVVFNPETSKEALEVAETIRSEYVLHVEGTVVERGQGAINENMATGRIEVQATKVNVLNAAKTTPIIIADDTDASEDVRLKYRYLDLRRPVMYNTFKMRHDVTKTIRNFLDSEEFLEVETPILTKSTPEGARDYLVPSRVHEGEFYALPQSPQLFKQLLMVGGFERYYQVARCFRDEDLRADRQPEFTQIDIEASFLTQDEILEMMERMMTKVMKDAKGVEVRAPFPRMKYADAMARYGSDKPDTRFAMELTDLSEFAADCGFKVFTSAVESGGQVKAINAKGAAGKYSRKDIDALTEFVKVYGAKGLAWLKVEEDGLKGPIAKFFGEEDANVLMSTLDGAAGDLLLFVADKKSVVADSLGALRLRLGKELELIDESKFNFLWVTDWPLLEYDEDADRYFAAHHPFTMPFREDVELLETAPEKARAQAYDLVLNGYELGGGSLRIYERDVQEKMFKALGFSQEEAQEQFGFLLEAFEYGTPPHGGIALGLDRLVMLLAGRTNLRDTIAFPKTASASCLLTDAPSPVAEAQLEELYLQLNVKEEK
- a CDS encoding tRNA threonylcarbamoyladenosine dehydratase → MLHQFSRNELAFGKEGLEILKNSTVGILGIGGVGSFAAEALARSGVGRLVLVDKDVVDITNVNRQIHALVSTVGRSKVELMKERIADINPECEVIGLEMFYTDETYEEFFKHGLDFVVDASDTITFKIHLIKQCLRRKIKIISSMGAANKMDPTRFRIADISKTHTDPIAKVIRTKLRKEGIKKGVKVVFSDENPIVIREEVRKEIVPDENAKIRKAKLPPSSNAFVPSVAGLIMASHVVRERIKNVEVKRVGQE
- a CDS encoding RsfA family transcriptional regulator — encoded protein: MKTRQDAWTREDDLLLAETVLRHIRSGSTQLKAFDEVGDKLNRTSAACGFRWNAEVRQNYEDAAQLAKKQRKELKRSEANVEKEQLLKLKPKQKVVIDADFSEAIVSNKHSLTMQDVISFLQNLGHNNPHLEKIQIENEDLHTKLASLQKTNDELEVKLASLTKKQQAIEEDYAMLVRIMDRARKLVLVDEQQDQIAPIFKTDQNGNLDIIYSAEN